A window of the Synechococcus sp. M16.1 genome harbors these coding sequences:
- a CDS encoding AAA family ATPase — MTSSPALNGSLTHEPDRFSDAAWDLLLSGQDVARRWRHEQLDVEHLIQVLFTDPACRRLVERLPLPIDALLDRLEDVLADQPSGRGDELFIGDDLEQLLDSADAIRRRWNGDVIDLPEVLMAIGADPRIGADLFAGFGLSADALEQLIQRGMDDRVPGMTVPPQERSMPRAQPEVQQEAPRRERVARVPSSSRALSGPEPVASPVTPQSPAPEPPLQEPPSALESYGRDLTEEAEAGSLDPVIGRDSEIRNLIKVLSRRSKNNPVLIGEPGVGKTAIAELLAQRIVAGEVPESLQGLRLVALDLGALIAGAKFRGQFEERLRSVLEEVSGSDSGVVLFIDELHTVVGSDRSSTDAGSLLKPALARGDLRCIGATTPEDYRLTVEKDPALNRRFQQVVIREPDLELSLEILRGLKERYELHHGVTITDEAIQTANRLADRYISDRCLPDKAIDLIDEAAAQLKMEVTSKPQVVEEAEADLRRVELALLAAEQAPEAERIQLQRNRLEVSTRLEDLRRRWQEERGQLEELGQLLQQDEDLRHAIAEAERDGDLEEAARLQYDQLHRVQQRRDELEASQAEAQSAGTALLREQVEAGDIADLVARWTGIPVQRLLAGERRKLLDLDAHLAERVIGQGEAVSAVAAAIRRARAGMKDPRRPVGSFLFLGPTGVGKTELAKALAGSLFDEEEALVRLDMSEFMERNAVARLIGAPPGYVGYEEGGQLTEAVRRRPYAVLLLDEVEKAHPDVFNLLLQVLDDGRLTDSQGRTVDFRHTVVVMTSNLASPAILEHARSGSTDESALQQQVDAALSSQFRPEFLNRIDEVIRFRPLEVSDLVRIVQLQLKDLAALLAEQGLALQVDDAVAEAMARQGHEPEYGARPLRRVLRRQLENPLSTLLLEERFAGASGVTVRLGEAGTDALVFDPVGV; from the coding sequence ATGACTTCATCGCCAGCGTTGAACGGCAGCCTCACCCATGAGCCGGATCGCTTCAGCGACGCGGCCTGGGATCTGCTGCTCAGTGGTCAGGACGTTGCCCGTCGCTGGCGCCATGAGCAGTTGGATGTGGAGCACCTGATTCAGGTGCTGTTCACCGATCCCGCCTGCCGCCGCTTGGTGGAGCGCTTGCCCCTCCCCATCGATGCGCTCTTGGATCGCTTGGAGGATGTGCTGGCTGATCAGCCTTCGGGGCGAGGCGATGAGCTCTTCATCGGTGATGACCTGGAACAGCTGCTCGATTCGGCTGATGCCATCCGTCGGCGCTGGAATGGAGACGTCATCGATCTGCCGGAAGTGCTGATGGCCATTGGTGCCGATCCGCGGATCGGCGCTGATCTGTTTGCCGGCTTTGGTTTGTCGGCCGATGCCCTGGAGCAGCTGATCCAACGGGGCATGGATGACCGGGTTCCTGGCATGACCGTTCCTCCCCAAGAACGCTCGATGCCGCGGGCTCAGCCGGAGGTGCAGCAGGAAGCGCCCCGCCGTGAACGGGTGGCGCGCGTTCCCTCCTCCTCCCGTGCGCTGAGCGGGCCGGAGCCTGTCGCCTCCCCTGTCACCCCCCAGTCGCCCGCCCCTGAGCCCCCCCTGCAGGAGCCCCCCTCGGCCTTGGAGTCCTATGGGCGGGATCTCACCGAAGAGGCGGAAGCAGGCAGCCTGGATCCGGTGATCGGTCGCGATTCTGAAATTCGCAACCTGATCAAGGTGCTGTCGCGCCGGAGCAAGAACAATCCGGTGCTCATCGGTGAACCCGGTGTTGGCAAAACAGCGATTGCAGAGCTGCTGGCGCAGCGGATCGTGGCGGGTGAAGTGCCGGAGTCGCTGCAAGGTCTGCGGCTGGTGGCGCTGGACCTCGGGGCTTTGATCGCCGGTGCCAAGTTCCGTGGTCAGTTCGAGGAACGCTTGCGCTCGGTGCTCGAGGAGGTGAGTGGTTCCGATTCCGGTGTGGTGTTGTTCATCGATGAGCTGCATACCGTTGTTGGCAGCGATCGCAGCAGCACCGATGCCGGCAGCCTGTTGAAGCCAGCTCTGGCCCGGGGAGACCTGCGCTGCATCGGTGCCACCACGCCGGAGGATTACCGGCTCACGGTGGAAAAGGATCCGGCCCTCAACCGCCGCTTCCAGCAGGTGGTGATCCGCGAGCCGGATCTGGAGCTCAGCCTCGAAATTCTGCGCGGCTTGAAGGAGCGCTACGAGCTGCACCACGGCGTCACCATCACCGATGAGGCCATTCAGACCGCCAACCGTCTTGCCGACCGCTACATCAGTGATCGCTGCCTGCCGGACAAAGCCATTGATTTGATCGATGAGGCGGCCGCACAACTGAAGATGGAGGTCACCTCCAAGCCGCAGGTGGTGGAGGAGGCCGAAGCAGATCTACGCCGCGTTGAACTGGCCTTGCTCGCTGCCGAGCAGGCCCCTGAAGCGGAGCGGATTCAGCTCCAACGCAACCGGCTTGAAGTGTCCACGCGACTCGAAGATCTGCGGCGGCGCTGGCAGGAGGAGCGCGGTCAGCTCGAGGAGCTCGGCCAGCTGCTTCAGCAGGATGAAGACCTGCGCCACGCCATCGCTGAGGCCGAGCGGGATGGTGATCTGGAGGAAGCGGCTCGCCTCCAGTACGACCAGCTGCATCGGGTGCAGCAGCGCCGGGATGAACTGGAGGCGTCCCAGGCGGAGGCCCAGTCCGCTGGAACGGCTCTGCTTCGCGAGCAGGTGGAAGCCGGTGACATCGCTGATCTGGTGGCTCGTTGGACCGGGATTCCCGTGCAGCGGCTGTTGGCGGGCGAGCGGCGCAAACTCCTGGATCTCGACGCTCATCTCGCCGAACGGGTGATTGGTCAGGGTGAGGCGGTGTCCGCCGTTGCTGCTGCCATCCGCCGGGCCAGGGCCGGCATGAAGGATCCCCGTCGACCGGTGGGTTCTTTTCTGTTCCTGGGGCCGACCGGCGTCGGTAAGACCGAGCTGGCGAAGGCGCTGGCGGGGTCGTTGTTCGATGAAGAGGAGGCGCTGGTTCGCCTCGACATGAGCGAGTTCATGGAGCGGAACGCTGTTGCCCGGCTGATCGGTGCTCCTCCGGGCTACGTCGGTTACGAGGAAGGGGGGCAACTCACGGAGGCCGTGCGGCGTCGTCCCTATGCGGTGCTGCTTCTCGATGAAGTGGAGAAGGCCCATCCCGATGTGTTCAACCTGCTGCTGCAGGTGCTGGATGACGGCCGGCTCACCGATTCCCAGGGCCGCACCGTTGATTTCCGCCACACCGTGGTCGTGATGACCAGCAATCTGGCCAGCCCGGCGATCCTTGAGCATGCCCGCTCGGGATCCACGGATGAGTCAGCCCTGCAACAGCAGGTGGATGCAGCGCTCTCAAGCCAGTTCCGGCCTGAATTCCTCAACCGCATCGATGAGGTGATTCGTTTCCGTCCGTTGGAAGTCTCCGATCTGGTGCGGATTGTTCAGTTGCAGCTGAAGGACCTCGCTGCTCTGTTGGCCGAGCAGGGTCTTGCCCTTCAGGTGGACGATGCTGTCGCTGAGGCCATGGCCCGTCAGGGCCATGAACCGGAGTACGGGGCGCGGCCGCTGCGTCGGGTGCTGCGCCGCCAGCTGGAAAATCCGCTCTCCACGCTGCTGCTTGAGGAGCGCTTTGCCGGAGCCAGTGGCGTGACGGTGCGGCTGGGGGAGGCCGGCACGGATGCCCTGGTGTTCGATCCGGTGGGGGTTTGA
- the gloA gene encoding lactoylglutathione lyase, translating to MRMLHTMLRVADLERSLGFYTEVLGMQLLRRKDYPSGRFTLAFVGYGSESDHTVLELTHNWDTDSYNLGDGYGHIALGVEDIHSTCSGIADKGGRVVREPGPMKHGTTVIAFVEDPDGYKVELIEMSSKAHA from the coding sequence ATGCGGATGCTTCACACCATGCTCCGGGTTGCTGATCTGGAGAGGTCTCTGGGCTTCTACACCGAGGTCCTGGGCATGCAGCTTCTGCGTCGAAAGGATTACCCCAGCGGCCGCTTCACATTGGCCTTTGTTGGCTATGGCTCGGAGAGCGACCACACGGTCCTCGAACTCACCCACAACTGGGACACCGACAGCTACAACCTCGGGGATGGCTATGGCCACATCGCGCTGGGGGTGGAGGACATCCACAGCACCTGCTCTGGCATTGCCGATAAGGGTGGTCGTGTGGTGCGGGAACCTGGTCCGATGAAGCACGGCACCACAGTCATCGCCTTTGTTGAGGATCCAGATGGCTACAAGGTGGAATTGATCGAGATGTCCTCCAAAGCCCACGCCTGA
- the eno gene encoding phosphopyruvate hydratase, translated as MIDSLDLVIDTIVAREVLDSRGNPTVEAEVLLEGGAMGRAIVPSGASTGAHEAHELRDGGDRYMGKGVGQAVNHIEERIAPALCGLSALDQAAVDAAMQELDGSDNKSNLGANAILAVSMATARAAANGLGIPLYRYLGGPMANLLPVPLMNVINGGAHAANSLDFQEFMLVPHGAPSFREALRMGTEVFHTLKKLLSDKGMSTAVGDEGGFAPDLGNVEAGEILVEAISKAGYKPGEQISLALDVASTEFFENGRYAFDGGSYTSAEMVGQLEQLVEKFPIVSIEDGLAEDDWDGWKLLTERLGSKVQLVGDDLFVTNTKRLQQGIDSATANSILIKVNQIGSLTETLQAIDLAGRSGYTSVISHRSGETEDTTIADLSVATRAGQIKTGSLSRSERVAKYNQLLRIEDELGSQAVYAGAVGQGPRGKA; from the coding sequence GTGATCGATTCCCTCGACCTCGTCATCGACACCATCGTGGCCCGAGAGGTGCTCGATTCCCGCGGCAACCCCACAGTTGAAGCCGAGGTGCTGCTTGAAGGAGGTGCCATGGGACGGGCCATCGTTCCCAGTGGTGCCAGCACCGGTGCCCACGAAGCCCACGAACTGCGTGACGGCGGTGACCGCTACATGGGCAAGGGTGTGGGCCAGGCCGTAAACCACATCGAAGAGCGGATCGCACCGGCCCTCTGCGGCCTTTCCGCTCTGGATCAGGCGGCTGTGGATGCCGCGATGCAGGAGCTGGACGGAAGCGACAACAAATCCAACCTGGGAGCCAACGCGATCCTTGCGGTGAGCATGGCCACCGCCCGCGCTGCTGCCAACGGGCTGGGGATTCCCCTCTACCGCTACCTCGGCGGCCCGATGGCCAACCTGCTGCCGGTGCCGTTGATGAACGTGATCAACGGTGGCGCCCATGCCGCCAACAGCCTGGACTTCCAGGAATTCATGCTGGTGCCCCACGGCGCTCCGAGCTTCCGCGAAGCCCTGCGGATGGGCACCGAGGTGTTCCACACGCTCAAGAAACTGCTCAGCGACAAGGGCATGAGCACCGCCGTGGGCGACGAAGGCGGTTTCGCGCCGGATCTGGGCAATGTGGAAGCCGGCGAAATCCTGGTGGAGGCGATCAGCAAGGCCGGCTATAAGCCCGGCGAACAGATCTCCCTGGCCCTGGACGTGGCCAGCACCGAATTCTTCGAGAACGGTCGTTATGCCTTCGATGGCGGCAGCTACACCAGCGCCGAGATGGTGGGCCAACTCGAGCAACTGGTGGAGAAATTCCCGATCGTTTCGATCGAAGACGGCCTGGCCGAAGACGACTGGGATGGCTGGAAACTGCTGACAGAGCGCCTCGGCAGCAAGGTGCAGCTGGTGGGTGACGACCTGTTCGTGACCAACACCAAGCGGCTTCAACAGGGCATCGACAGCGCCACGGCCAACTCGATCCTGATCAAGGTGAACCAGATCGGTTCGCTCACCGAAACCCTCCAGGCCATCGACCTGGCAGGCCGCTCCGGTTACACCAGCGTGATCAGCCACCGCAGTGGCGAAACCGAAGACACCACCATCGCCGACCTCTCCGTCGCCACCCGCGCCGGACAGATCAAGACCGGCTCCCTCAGCCGCAGCGAGCGGGTCGCCAAGTACAACCAGCTGCTTCGCATCGAAGACGAGCTGGGCAGCCAGGCCGTCTACGCCGGTGCTGTTGGCCAGGGCCCTCGCGGTAAGGCCTGA
- a CDS encoding AarF/ABC1/UbiB kinase family protein, which translates to MLGLLRALRIWRAVLTLLLLLWWDGQSWTYRGGVTAERRARRQQQRARWLTAELLSLGSAFIKLGQLLSARPDILPAGWVAELAALQDSVPAFSFDQVQTVLERELGPRCAEVIDLDPEPLGAASLAQVHRASLRSGRQVVLKVQRPGLDRLFRLDLEVMQQVAAVLQRNPSWGRGRDWPAMARECRRVLLRELDFRVEAQYAARFRQQFLDDERIRIPGVVWELSTRRVLCLDYLPGIKVNDREALLEAGVDPAAVAEVGAASYLKQLVRFGFFHADPHPGNLAVASDGALIYYDFGMMGLLSDGLRRRLGAMVRAAAARDSAALVEEMQAAGVISGGIDVGPVRRLVRLMLQEALTPPFTANVIDKLSGDLYDLVYGQPFRLPVELIFVMRALSTFEGVGRSLDPAFSLVAIAKPYLLPLMTSSGSGSNDLFNELGRQVGALSSRAAAFPRRLDESLERLEQGDLQLQVRLGESDRQFRRMALAQQSIGQSVLLGCLALATAIVGASARPLWSLLPAAAALPVGLGWFRMQVKIRRDQRLEQLPGSNR; encoded by the coding sequence ATGCTGGGACTGCTGCGAGCGCTCCGCATCTGGCGCGCTGTCCTGACGTTGCTGCTGCTGCTTTGGTGGGATGGCCAGTCCTGGACCTACCGCGGAGGTGTCACCGCCGAGCGTCGTGCCCGCCGTCAGCAACAGCGAGCCCGTTGGTTGACGGCTGAGTTGCTGTCTCTGGGCTCCGCCTTCATCAAGCTGGGGCAACTGCTCTCCGCCCGCCCAGACATCCTCCCCGCGGGTTGGGTGGCCGAACTGGCAGCGCTGCAAGACAGCGTTCCGGCCTTCAGTTTTGATCAGGTGCAGACCGTGCTCGAGCGAGAGCTTGGGCCACGCTGTGCCGAGGTGATCGATCTGGATCCCGAACCCCTGGGTGCAGCCTCGCTGGCCCAGGTGCATCGCGCCAGCCTGCGCAGTGGCCGGCAGGTGGTGCTCAAGGTGCAGCGCCCTGGGCTCGATCGCCTGTTTCGCCTTGATCTGGAGGTGATGCAGCAGGTGGCAGCTGTGCTGCAACGCAATCCCAGTTGGGGGCGTGGTCGGGATTGGCCGGCGATGGCACGGGAATGTCGACGTGTGCTGCTGCGTGAGCTCGATTTCCGCGTTGAAGCGCAGTACGCCGCTCGTTTCCGTCAGCAATTTCTGGATGACGAACGCATCAGAATCCCCGGTGTGGTCTGGGAGTTGAGCACGCGCCGTGTGCTTTGCCTCGACTACCTGCCCGGCATCAAGGTCAACGACCGTGAGGCGTTGCTTGAAGCCGGCGTTGATCCGGCCGCGGTGGCTGAGGTGGGTGCAGCCAGTTATCTCAAGCAGTTGGTGAGGTTTGGTTTCTTCCATGCCGACCCCCACCCCGGCAACCTCGCCGTGGCGAGTGATGGAGCGCTCATCTACTACGACTTCGGGATGATGGGGTTGTTGTCGGACGGCTTGCGTCGACGTCTGGGAGCCATGGTCCGCGCTGCTGCTGCGAGAGATTCAGCGGCATTGGTGGAGGAGATGCAGGCGGCCGGTGTGATCTCCGGCGGCATTGATGTGGGTCCGGTGCGCCGTCTCGTGCGGTTGATGCTGCAGGAGGCCCTCACCCCACCCTTCACGGCCAACGTGATCGACAAACTCTCCGGCGATCTCTACGACCTGGTCTATGGACAGCCCTTTCGTCTGCCGGTTGAGCTGATCTTCGTGATGCGGGCGTTGTCCACCTTCGAGGGTGTTGGCCGCAGCCTTGATCCCGCTTTTAGCTTGGTGGCGATTGCCAAGCCTTATCTCCTTCCACTCATGACCTCCAGCGGCTCCGGCAGCAACGATCTGTTCAACGAACTCGGCCGTCAGGTCGGGGCTCTCAGCAGCCGCGCTGCTGCCTTCCCGCGGCGCTTGGATGAAAGTCTGGAACGTCTGGAGCAGGGGGATCTTCAGCTCCAGGTGCGGCTGGGCGAATCGGATCGTCAGTTCCGTCGGATGGCCCTGGCCCAGCAATCGATCGGCCAATCGGTGTTGCTCGGATGCCTGGCTTTGGCCACCGCCATTGTAGGTGCCAGTGCCCGCCCGCTCTGGTCACTTCTTCCGGCTGCTGCTGCGTTGCCGGTGGGCTTGGGCTGGTTCCGAATGCAGGTCAAGATCCGTCGTGATCAACGGTTGGAGCAGTTGCCCGGTTCCAACCGTTGA
- a CDS encoding phytanoyl-CoA dioxygenase family protein has translation MNIGADWELNSEFLKEGFVVIKNAFPASQIDSIVAELEKIKNSKIAPFYYSQATHRYKKISIDANGFIDESMLGFARNKFLGKLSLLSSRLLLSSEMENYLRKIFPYYSKFVQQNNMLFDKSMETVDHIDSWYLDTHPKGALVGAWIALEDIHPHSGPFRVYPGSHKIVEAYKIQELAHDDFIKIIQQVKQDFPCRELILKKGDLVVWNSCTIHGASKVKDNSFSRKSLTSHYFPLNASLQTKFTSTPKSISFRIFKSLMRAPNRSRGNAIYQLNTPLARALENLKYSLLQLGSFVTGKNTLGAISNDMRSNSY, from the coding sequence ATGAATATAGGCGCAGATTGGGAGCTAAATTCTGAGTTTTTAAAAGAAGGCTTTGTGGTAATCAAAAATGCCTTTCCTGCTTCACAAATTGATTCAATTGTCGCAGAGCTTGAGAAAATAAAAAACTCCAAAATTGCTCCCTTTTACTATTCCCAAGCTACGCATAGGTATAAGAAAATAAGCATAGATGCTAATGGTTTCATTGATGAATCGATGTTGGGGTTTGCTAGGAATAAATTTCTTGGCAAACTTTCTCTACTCTCTTCGCGATTGCTACTTTCTTCGGAAATGGAGAATTATCTGCGTAAAATTTTTCCTTACTACAGCAAATTCGTTCAGCAAAATAATATGCTTTTTGACAAGTCAATGGAGACTGTAGATCATATTGATAGCTGGTATCTTGATACACATCCAAAAGGGGCGCTCGTTGGGGCTTGGATTGCGCTTGAAGATATTCATCCTCATTCTGGTCCCTTTAGGGTCTATCCGGGATCTCATAAAATAGTTGAAGCTTATAAAATTCAAGAATTGGCTCATGATGATTTTATAAAAATTATTCAACAAGTAAAGCAAGATTTTCCTTGCCGGGAACTGATTTTAAAAAAGGGCGATCTCGTTGTCTGGAATTCCTGCACAATACATGGGGCAAGTAAAGTGAAAGACAACTCTTTTTCAAGGAAGTCTTTGACTTCTCACTACTTTCCTCTGAACGCATCATTGCAGACCAAGTTTACTTCCACGCCGAAGTCTATTTCTTTTAGAATTTTTAAATCCTTGATGAGAGCTCCTAATCGTTCAAGAGGTAATGCCATTTATCAGCTTAATACGCCTTTGGCTCGGGCGCTTGAAAACTTAAAATACTCTCTATTACAGCTAGGCTCATTTGTGACCGGAAAGAACACTTTAGGAGCCATAAGTAATGATATGCGTTCGAATTCTTATTAG
- a CDS encoding FkbM family methyltransferase, giving the protein MIGKLLDVYSHFFAKVKFRKFNKFLFLAGARGLGILNYKTSWASGEEPFLRRFLMDYDNSDSIVLDVGANKGQFASWVLRNSSKLKVLSFEPNPAAAVILKKNIDSSKRHLLIEKGVSSSIKIGKIYDYSKNAGSGHASMYNEVITEIHNHKTFSETPIELTTIDHELETLPTKRVCLLKIDTEGHEKDVLIGSKILLSSNPPAAVLVEFNEMNAVSNTQFRTIKQLIGDKYIPYRLLPGGSLLPLKGQSPLYTEIYAYQNLVFLREN; this is encoded by the coding sequence ATGATTGGCAAACTTTTAGACGTTTATTCCCACTTTTTCGCAAAGGTTAAATTCAGAAAATTCAACAAATTTCTTTTTCTCGCGGGAGCGAGAGGTCTTGGAATCCTTAATTACAAAACCTCCTGGGCAAGCGGTGAAGAACCATTTCTGAGGAGATTTCTTATGGATTATGACAACTCAGACTCAATTGTTTTGGATGTAGGGGCGAATAAAGGCCAGTTTGCATCATGGGTGCTACGCAACTCTTCCAAGCTAAAGGTATTATCCTTTGAACCCAACCCTGCAGCAGCAGTCATTCTGAAGAAAAATATTGACTCAAGCAAACGACATTTGTTAATAGAAAAAGGCGTATCGAGTTCTATTAAAATAGGAAAAATATACGATTACAGCAAAAATGCTGGGAGCGGACATGCATCTATGTATAACGAGGTCATTACTGAAATTCATAACCACAAAACTTTTTCAGAAACCCCAATTGAACTAACAACCATTGACCATGAATTAGAAACACTTCCGACAAAAAGAGTATGCCTTCTCAAAATTGATACCGAAGGCCATGAAAAAGATGTCCTAATAGGCTCCAAGATCCTCTTATCATCGAACCCCCCCGCAGCAGTACTGGTTGAGTTCAATGAGATGAATGCGGTCAGCAACACACAATTCCGCACAATAAAACAACTAATAGGTGATAAGTATATTCCCTATAGATTACTGCCAGGAGGCTCTCTCCTTCCTCTAAAAGGGCAATCACCTTTGTATACAGAGATCTATGCATATCAAAACCTTGTATTCCTAAGAGAAAACTAG
- the argJ gene encoding bifunctional glutamate N-acetyltransferase/amino-acid acetyltransferase ArgJ, producing the protein MASSWQPIQGGVTAPNGFQAAGIVAGLKPSGKPDLALVLAPVTAVCAGTFTTSVVRAACVDLCRDRLVSTAGQARAVLINSGQANACTGDRGLVDSQRATQVLADQLGVDAESVLICSTGVIGVPIPMPTLLAGLAPLVEALDDAGGDAAANAILTTDLVDKQVALELELEGRRVRIGGMAKGSGMIHPDMATMLGFFSCDAGIDASVWQGMVRRAVQRSFNAITVDGDTSTNDTVLAFAAGPALAQQHHAVLEQGLTQAMQQLAQAIARDGEGATCLIEVQVEGAVDEAAALQVARTVCGSSLVKTAVHGRDPNWGRIVAAAGRSGVSFDPDAVALWIGPHQLMAAGQPVAFDRAAASNVLKQEHVPIRLGLGHGPGCGQAWGCDLSDQYVRINADYTT; encoded by the coding sequence ATGGCTTCTTCTTGGCAACCGATCCAGGGTGGTGTGACGGCACCGAATGGGTTCCAGGCCGCTGGCATCGTTGCCGGTCTTAAGCCCTCAGGTAAGCCTGATCTGGCGCTGGTGTTGGCACCGGTGACGGCCGTTTGTGCCGGCACCTTCACCACCTCCGTGGTGCGGGCGGCCTGTGTTGACCTCTGCCGTGATCGCCTCGTCAGTACTGCCGGCCAGGCCCGTGCCGTGTTGATCAACTCCGGTCAGGCCAATGCCTGCACCGGCGATCGCGGTCTGGTCGACAGTCAGCGCGCCACCCAGGTGCTGGCCGATCAGCTTGGCGTCGATGCGGAGTCGGTGTTGATCTGCTCCACGGGCGTGATCGGTGTGCCGATTCCGATGCCCACCCTTCTGGCCGGGTTGGCTCCTTTGGTGGAGGCCTTGGATGACGCGGGGGGTGATGCTGCGGCCAACGCCATTCTCACCACCGATCTGGTGGACAAGCAGGTGGCGCTCGAACTGGAACTGGAGGGGCGCCGGGTGCGCATCGGAGGGATGGCCAAAGGCTCGGGAATGATTCATCCCGATATGGCCACGATGCTCGGCTTTTTCAGTTGTGATGCCGGCATCGATGCCAGCGTTTGGCAGGGGATGGTGCGACGTGCGGTGCAGCGTTCCTTCAACGCCATCACCGTGGATGGAGACACCAGCACCAACGACACCGTGCTGGCGTTTGCGGCAGGCCCAGCGCTGGCCCAACAACACCATGCCGTTCTGGAACAGGGCCTCACCCAGGCCATGCAACAGCTGGCCCAGGCCATTGCCCGGGATGGCGAAGGGGCGACCTGTCTGATCGAGGTGCAGGTGGAGGGTGCGGTTGACGAGGCCGCGGCGTTGCAGGTGGCGCGCACGGTCTGTGGTTCGTCTCTGGTGAAGACAGCGGTCCACGGCCGGGATCCGAACTGGGGGCGGATCGTGGCGGCCGCGGGTCGCTCTGGTGTGTCTTTCGATCCGGATGCGGTTGCTCTTTGGATTGGTCCCCATCAACTGATGGCGGCTGGTCAACCCGTGGCCTTTGATCGCGCTGCAGCCAGCAATGTTTTGAAGCAGGAGCATGTTCCGATTCGCCTCGGCTTGGGGCATGGTCCCGGCTGTGGTCAGGCTTGGGGATGTGACCTATCGGATCAGTACGTGCGCATCAACGCCGATTACACGACTTAA
- the coaE gene encoding dephospho-CoA kinase (Dephospho-CoA kinase (CoaE) performs the final step in coenzyme A biosynthesis.) codes for MAPGEPFSQRRIGLTGGIASGKSSVGHWLAQQGLPVLDADQFAREALAPGRPATTSVIQRYGAGVQAEGGAAVDRAALGRIVFQDPAERRWLEQLVHPIVRERFDQELSLHAKTPAVVLMIPLLFEAGLESLCSEIWLVDCDASQQLERLIARDGLSPDAAQARIAAQWPLSRKRGLADHVLANRGQPGAWKAQAMGLLNASLPADPG; via the coding sequence ATGGCGCCTGGCGAGCCGTTCTCGCAACGACGCATCGGACTCACGGGCGGGATTGCAAGCGGCAAGAGCAGCGTGGGCCATTGGCTGGCGCAGCAAGGGCTGCCGGTGCTGGATGCGGATCAATTCGCCCGAGAGGCCCTTGCACCCGGTCGCCCCGCCACGACCAGCGTGATCCAGCGGTACGGCGCTGGAGTCCAGGCTGAAGGGGGCGCAGCCGTCGACCGCGCTGCCCTGGGTCGGATCGTGTTCCAGGACCCCGCGGAACGGCGGTGGCTCGAGCAACTGGTTCACCCGATCGTGCGGGAGCGCTTCGACCAAGAACTCAGCCTCCATGCCAAGACACCAGCCGTTGTGCTGATGATTCCGCTGTTGTTCGAAGCGGGGCTGGAGTCGCTCTGCAGCGAAATCTGGCTGGTCGACTGCGATGCATCCCAGCAGCTCGAGCGCTTGATCGCGCGGGACGGGCTCAGCCCTGACGCCGCTCAAGCCCGCATTGCCGCCCAATGGCCCCTAAGCCGCAAACGTGGCTTGGCAGATCACGTTCTTGCCAATCGAGGCCAACCCGGCGCCTGGAAAGCCCAGGCGATGGGTCTGCTCAACGCGTCGCTGCCAGCAGATCCCGGTTAA
- a CDS encoding 2OG-Fe(II) oxygenase: MSGAAVIPDAWKEWLLQNRDRGCDPQGLMQRALDQGFAQEAIAAVLDSSFLRLTTTDPPSPDWLAWFESPLTRPEHRPRAWRLDTSLAQVYELPGLLSHEECEQVIDAINTSLQPSTVTRGSSDYRTSRTCHLRQNHPQLAASLDQRFAALFGVDPRLSEPIQGQRYDPGEYFKEHTDWFMPGTEEYATHTDSGGQRTWTVMVYLNPVERGGETLFRRLGRSFTPVPGMALAWNNLQADGTPNPFTLHEALPVQAGHKWVITKWFRADFGRNG, from the coding sequence ATGAGCGGAGCGGCAGTCATTCCCGATGCCTGGAAGGAATGGCTGCTGCAGAACCGGGATCGCGGCTGTGATCCTCAAGGCTTGATGCAGCGGGCCCTCGACCAGGGGTTTGCGCAAGAGGCGATTGCGGCAGTTCTCGATTCGTCGTTCCTTCGGCTCACAACCACGGACCCACCATCGCCCGATTGGCTCGCCTGGTTCGAGTCCCCCCTCACCCGGCCAGAGCACCGGCCTCGCGCCTGGCGGTTGGATACGTCGCTGGCCCAGGTCTACGAGCTGCCAGGGCTGCTCAGCCACGAGGAATGCGAGCAGGTGATCGACGCCATCAACACGTCACTGCAGCCGTCAACGGTGACCCGCGGCAGCAGCGATTACCGCACCAGTCGCACCTGTCATTTGCGCCAAAACCATCCCCAGCTGGCGGCGAGCCTTGATCAGCGCTTTGCGGCCTTGTTCGGCGTGGATCCGCGGCTCTCGGAACCGATTCAGGGGCAGCGCTACGACCCTGGCGAATACTTCAAGGAACACACGGATTGGTTTATGCCGGGCACGGAGGAATACGCCACCCATACCGACAGTGGCGGGCAACGCACGTGGACGGTGATGGTTTATCTCAACCCTGTGGAGCGGGGTGGAGAGACGTTGTTCCGCCGCCTGGGGCGCTCGTTCACGCCTGTGCCTGGAATGGCGTTGGCCTGGAACAACCTCCAGGCCGATGGCACTCCCAACCCCTTCACGCTGCATGAGGCCTTGCCGGTGCAGGCGGGCCACAAATGGGTGATCACCAAGTGGTTCCGTGCCGACTTCGGGAGGAACGGTTAA